tcccttctctccacaggaATGCTCGATGTCATGAAAGTCTGTTATGACGTGCTTTGCTCGACATCAGTTTTCACGAGTGGAAGGAACTTAATGCCACGTTCCTGAGGGGCCTGTGCTTCCGgggcccctccaccccccacaaaGAGGTGGGTTATTCACTTATAGCCACGGAGTTCTCGCCTACAGCCAGGTGCCCGCTTCTGCGCCTCTGGGCCTCCTCTCCTCCTGAGCACGCGTTTCTGTGTCATTCCCAGCAGGAGGCTCGGCAGCAGGGGCTGGTGACAGCGTGGTCACATCTCGGAGGGAACTTTTGCAGGACTTCCTCAGCATCTTACTGCTCTGGGCCACTGGCCTGCGGTGGCTCGTGTCTGTGTCTTGGGCAGCAGGTCCGAGGTGTCAGCTGGGGGACTCATCATGGCCTATAGACTGCATCACTACGTTCGTGTCATTCTGCCTCTTCCGGGCGCCCCCTGGAAATGGCAATGCTTCTTGTGGCTCTGTGGGGACAGACCTGTTCATGCccattagtatttattttaactgtttgTCTCCGAAGGGTCAGAGAAATTGTGATGAAACAGTTCTCTGTGGCCACCTGTTTCTTCTCCATCGAAAGAAACAGTCTCCCATGAGCATGGGGGGCAGCCTCACCCGCGGAGATGTGCCAGTCTCTTGGATGCAGGCAGCTTTTCAGTGGGTGATGACATCTGATTCAGAAACAAGACAGCTTGCTTTCAGGAGCCCCAGATAAGGGTGGAGTGATGACATTTGGAATGGTCTTGTTTTTGATTGAAAACAAGattttcttccctgggaatgAAGAATATCGCAGCGGCTGTCCTCTGCTTACCACCACGACCCAGACGCCGTGCTGGCCTCTTGGACACTGAGTGCGAGATCAGCCTCATCTTGTCTCAAAGGGACCCTGGTGTCAGAGAGGAATTAAAGACTCTTAGAAACAAGGTGTTTCACCCAAGGAAAATACGGTGAACTAATGGGAAGCCCCCCCATCAACTGCCTTTCTGCAGATAAAGTGGTGAAATTGAATGcgttaatgaatataaaaattcttCTAACCTTTTAAAGAGTCATGAGTTGCAGAGAGGAAGGGTTCAGTGCTTGGCAGTGTGGTTAGGACACATTTCTCTCTAAATACTTTACCTAAATTCATCCCCCAAAGTATAAAGTAAAAAACGAAAACAGGAAGGTTCAAGTAAATATGCCCACGTGGAGAGTAGACAAGACGGTTTATACCCATTGAGAATTTAGACACTCTGCCTGAGTCATCCTAGGTTAGGGGGCGCCATTTCTGAGAATTCCCTGGGCCTGGGGAGGAGCTTGTTCAGCCGCAAGGCCTGTGTTTTGATGAAGGGGAGGGGTCTGTAGCATTCAGCCTACAAATATTTGTGGCTGGCTTCTCTGCCAAGCTCCATGAGGTGAGCAAGGGCTGAAGGAGCAGGTGGGAGCGGCTGGAGTCTGGGCGAGGGGGGAAAACGTAGAAGCCTCTACCGCCCCATGCTGCACGTAAATCCACGTCAGGAGAATGTAATACGCAAAGTTGTGTGGCCAGCAAGAGGGAGGTGACTCCCATCTTTTgtagtaaattaaaaaaggaatgtTTCACGGAGGGGCTCTTTGATTGCTTGAAGGCAGGTAGGGTATCAAAAGGCTAAAGAGGGAGGGGGTTCCAAGCAGAGGACAGGCCTGAGTGAAGTCAGGGACAGGTCAACATGGGAGAAGCAAGGCCAGCCACTGTCACGCCCATGGGCTGGCTGCAGAAGAGGCCCTTGGAGACCCACGTGGTCCTGCTCCCCACCCTGTCCTCTTTCTTTGTTGCTGCCGTCTCTGGCCTCCTGGCCCCACGTTCTTCACGTTTTTTGAAATCTGGCTCCCCGGCCTTCTGCCCACTATCACTATCGTCCAGCCTGCCATGGTGGCCACCCGAATTTCTTATCTCCACAAGCCCCGCGCTGGCCTCCATCTCTGCGCCAGCTCTGCTGACCCTGAGAGTTCCCCCTCTCTCAGCCACACACTGAGCCTCATTGCAACTCAGACCAACTCGACTTCTGAACACGCGAGCCCCGCAGTCCACTGCCCGGCGTGGCCTCCTGTCCTTTCCGTCACTTGCCTTTTCACTCCCGCTGCCCAGGGATCTCGCCACCACTGAGACTCTGGCCCCTGGCTGTGGAAGTTGCGACCTCTCGGAGTCTCTTCTGCATCATCTCTGTTGCCGTGCGGTCAGACCTCTGGTGTCCCGGTCCAGTCCCTGTCactgctccctgcttctctcGCCCCATGGCCCTCCCGTCCTGCCCTTCTCCTCGGGTTGCCTCCGGCCCCAGCCCGGCTTCCGAGCGGTGCAGAGACCCCTCACGGCAGTCAGCGAGGGCTCCTGCAGAGTCCCGGGCCTCGCATGCTGGTCCCTCGTCACGCCTGCCCTGGGCAGCCCTTCCAAACTCCTTCTCTGTCCTTGACCTCTGTGTGGCACCTTTTCCCCTCACTGTCCTTATCTCGCAATAGCTTCCTTCGTAGGtcactgaataaataagaatCAAGACCACTCGGTAACAACTCTCGGATCCTGTCTGCTACCCGGCCAGcactgctcctcccctgctttcTCCTGTCTGGGGGTCCTGTCCTCTGGCCACTGGCCTCCCGGATGATAACAAGTCCTGCCCGTGGGCTACAAGGCACCACTGCCCAGCCCCGCCTGACTTTCAGCCCCTGTGACCCTTCTCCAGGGTTGGTGTGGCCCCTCCTCCAGCTGCCCCTGTCCTTCTGCCCTTCTTTGTACATGGCAGTACGCCCGACTTCTGAGAGTTCAGCTTTGGTGCTCCTTCTACTTGGAATGGCTTCCCTGGGTTTCTGCTCCCCTGCCCTCTTTCTTCCCTCAGGCTTCTTGGCTAGATGTCACCTTGGCAGGGAGGCTGCCAGGCTGTCgctgccccctctccccagccAGCACCCCCTCAGCCAGGACCCCCCCAGCCAGCACCGCAGCCAGCACCCCCCAGCCAGCACCCCCCCAGCCAGCACCCCCTCAGCCAGGACCCCCCCAGCCAGCACCCCCTCAGCCAGGACCCCCCCAGCCAGCACCCCAGCCAGCAACCCCCCAGCCAGCACCCCAGCCAGCACCCCCCAGCCAGCACCCCCCCAGCCAGCACCCCAGCCAGCACCCCCCAGCCAGCACCCCAGCCAGCACCCCCCCAGCCAACACCCCCCCAGCCAGCACCCCCCAGCCAGCACCCCCCAGCCAGCACCCCAGCCAGCACCCCCCCAGCCAGCACCCCAGCCAGCACCCCCCCAGCCAACACCCCCCCCAGCCAGCACCCCCCCAGCCAACACCCCCCCAGCCAGCACCCCCCCAGCCAGCACCCCAGCCAGCAACCCCTAGCCAGCACCCCAGCCAGCACACCCCCAGCCAGCACCCCCTAGCCAGCACCCCCCCAGCCAGCACCCCTCCAGCCAGCACCCCCCATCCAGCACCCCCCCAGCCAGCACCCCCCCAGCCAGCACCCCCCAGCCAACACCCCCCCAGCCAGCAACCCCTAGCCAGCACCCCAGCCAGCACCCCCAGCCAGCACCCCGGTTTCTCCTCAGCGCTTATCACCACCCTCGAGCTGTACATGGGTCTGCTGGCTGTTCATTCCGGAGGACAAGCGCCTGCAGGGCAGGGACTGTGTCCTGCCCTGGCCGTGGCCCCAGCCCCTTATTGGCCGTGGTGGTGGGAGCCCTGCGTGCACAGGCTCAAACTGCTCCGTTTTAACACAAACGACAAAAACAAAAGCCATTCCCTATAGCCCCGTTCAGCCCCTCTTCGTCTGCCCTGCCATCACAGATGCCCTTCCAGAAGGGCCCCCACACCCACTGTCCACACTGTCCCTTCCAAGTCCCCCCTCCACACTCGGCTGCTAAACGGTGACCCTCCCACCACATAGAAATCTGCTCAGTCAAAAGTACGAGGACTTCCACGGGGCCACAGCCAATGGGCCCTTCTCTACCTATGCCTTCTGTGGCGTTTGACAGGGCTGACCATGCCGTGCTTAaatgtcccccccaccccgggtTCCAGCTGGTCACTTTCCCGCTGGTGCTCATAGTTCATCCTGTCACACCGGTtggctctttcctttctcttcccagtGCCCCCCTCAGTGGCTGTGTTTCCCGGTGTCGGGGGCAGGACCTCTGCCCGGGCCGATCCATAACCGCTTCCATGTCAGGGACCCTCAGAACTGCCCCGACTGAACAGAATCTTTGCTGTGCTGCCTCCCTGGGTGTCCACCCACCTAACAGATGTTTGACTGGGTGCCCAGCAAACACTGCAGCTGCACCCCGTCCGGTTCCCCATAGTTCTTCCTCCGTGAGTGACACCTCTCGTCAACCCGTTCCCCAAACAATGTGATTGATTCCTTGAGCATTGACGCCCTTTACAGTTATAACCTAGCCAACTCCATTTATCTGTCCACGTCCAGCACACACATTCGCCGCTCAGGGGCACCTTCCTGGGATGATGGCGTCGTATTTCCTCCTATCTTTTCATACCCTTTCCGCCCTCACACTCGGCTGATGGCTGTTTTCCCTTTGCACGGGAGTGCAGCCCCCAGGAGCAGTGCCCACACCTGACCACGCTCCCGTCTGCAGGCCGCCCTCACGGCGGTGCCCACACCTGACCACGCTCCCGTCTGCGGGCCGCCCGCACAGCAGTGCCCACACCCGACCACGCTCCCGTCTGCGGGCCGCCCGCACAGCGGTGCCCACACCTGACTGTCCTCCTGTCTGCCTGCACCCCGGTGCTCACAGGAGACACCCGGTGCCCTGCAGGAACCCGATCCCCCAGCTGTGGTGGCCCCACACCTGCCTCCAGCCCCTGTCTCCTGTCCCCTCCTCAAGGACGTTTCTCTAGTGACTCTCTCTTCTTTGCCAAGCATCATCCACTGCGGTCTGGGCCCAGGAGGACAGACTGTCAGGAAGCAGACGGGGGGTTGGTGAGCTGCTCACCGACCTGGCCACCAGCCCCGCCTCCCAGCTTGCCTGTTGATTCTCCATGGACAACACTGCAGGCACTGAGGTGACGCCTGGACAGCCCCAGCCATTTCCACGACCCGCGCCCCAGTGCCTGTGCCCCGTGCAGATGGACTCAGGATAATCAGCTGCCTTCACAGAGCTGAGAGAGGAGCACCTGGCTGATGATGCCTTACGCCGTTCCTACAATTTCACTGTGAGTGAAACAACGCTTttaggttaaattttttttattttttactcaactCTTGTACAGATTACAAGTCACCCCCAAGAGGATAACACACCAAGTCACGGGTAACTCCCCGTGCTTTCTCTGGAGGACAGGAGCATTCAAGACAAGTCACCTGGGCGTaaccgggtgggggtgggggagtgtggaaaggaggaggagggagccaTAAAGGACCGATCCCTCGATGCCACGGACAGGAAGCTTCTTTTCTTGTTGTCTCACACTCGACTCCCTAACATGACAAGGcgtcaaaaataaaagtcctcaaAACGTGAAAGCATTCATTACCAAATGTGTCACTTATGAGATTGGCTCCcacccagcccccctccctgACTGCAACGTGTTCAGGATTCCGTGAAGCTGGTAAAAGAGGTGTCAGAGAGCTGCTGAAACAACACCCCCAACTATTGGCAACAGAGCCCAGGGGGCAGAGCCAGAGCTGTGGGCGGGGCCAGGCCTGTGGGCGGGGCCAGGCCTGTGGGCGGGGCCGGACCTGCTGGCAGCTAACTTGGAGAAACAAACAAGGATGGTGATGGGATGAGAGCCCCTACAAAGAAGGGTTTCCTGTCAAATGTTTAAGGAAGGTTCTCGGGAAAACTAATGAGGTCCTCAGGTATTTTTGCaaaaattatcctttttttttgatATTCAAAAAAAAGTAACTATGAAATAAAGGATGTCATGGCATGGTTTTGTATAGTgttgacagaaaaaaatattccagacATGAACTCTTTTCTGTGTCTTAAGACAGCGACATACCTACCGTCCTTTCTCGAGGTCCTGTGGGCTGATTGAGTTGGGCCGGTGCTTCTCATTTGGGGTCGCCTGCAGGTGTAGCCAGGTGTTGACCGAGGCAGCAGTCACCTGAAGGCTGGGCAGTGCGGGGCACCGAGGTAGTACACTCACCTGGGGGATCTGCGGTGCATGGGCTCAGCTGGGGAAGTCATTAGAGTTCCTGCATGTGACCTCTTGTGAAGGCTGGAGGTTTTTACAGCACATCAAGTACATTCTGAGCTCCTGTGATGAGCTTCCCCAAAAGGCCCCAAAAGGCCGAGATCCACTATtgactctctttcttttttttttttttttttttttacagagacagagagagagtcagagtgagggataaacagggacagacagacaggaacggagagatgagaagcatcaatcattagtttgttttctttttcgttgcgcattgcgacaccttaattgttcattgattgctttctcatatgtgccttgaccatgggccttcagcagaccgagtaaccccttgcttgagccagtgaccttgggtccaagctggtgagctttgttcaaactagatgagcccgcgctcaagctgatgaccttggggcctcgaacctgggtcttccacatcccagtctgatgctctatccactgcgccatcgcctggtcaggcttgactctcatttttaaagaagaatcagcatggccctgaccaggtagctcagttggtaggagTGTCATCTCCAtacgccaaggttatgggtttgatctttggtcagaacacatataagaatcaaccaatgaatgcataagtggaacagcagaatctatatgtgtgtgtctctctctccctcttcctctctctaaaataaataaatttaaaaaattagttgaaaTGAATTAGCATGTGGCTGAAATTGCATACATTTTTGATAAAggcaaactaaaaactttttttttaattttccttctcaAGATAAtgtactaacttttttttttccctcctctcacggTTTACTATGAAATTTGGTCCTCGTTTTAACGAAATTTCCTTTTAACAGACTTTTACTAAAACTAGTTATCCTTGGATAAGGAGACCCTCTTGCAATAATTATTATCTTTAAATGCGTCTATGAGTGTTAATACACAATGTTGAATTGTCAAAGCAAGTTCACTGTGAATTACAGATCTTACCCAGCCAAAAACTAGTGATCCTAATGATACAGGCAAGTGCAGCACCAATGAAATGTTCTTTTCAGGAGGAGCTCAAAAGAGATGGAGTTTCCAAAACATCTCCTTCTTCTACATGAGAACACGGTTTAGTTTCAGATTGATGAGTTTTGAGCAATGTGGACAGAAAAAGCCTTCTCGGAAGAAGCTGTTCAGGTTTGGGCCCCTCTGTGTTGTACTCTGCTAATTACACAGATAGCAAATGTGTGGGTGCCTGCTCCCTCTTGTTCAGTCCTTCGTGCCCCATAAACCTACAGATTCCAATAAGCGATCTTGAAAGATCAGGTCTGTCCGGCTGGAGATAGGACTATTTCCCTGAGCATAATATTTACAAAGCTGTCTGACCGAGATCGGAGTCTTTGCAAGGGGCCCAGGTAGAGGCCATTCCCTCTGGGGCACTCCCTGTAGGAAGGAGTGAGTTTCTctgttactggggggggggggggtgaggacacTACACCTGGAGTGAGGAGACTGGGACTAAGGCCTGACTTGTTTCACTAACAGCTCCAGAGTCACAACAGGTTAATCTCTAACCCTGATGATCTGTAATAGGTGATTTAGTTGAAATTCCCCCTAAAGCAGACCCTGAGGCGAGGATTTGGGTACAAGTGATTTACTTAGGAAGTTAGCctgaggatgaggagggaggGAATGGGAATTCAGACAGTGCAGGGATAAAGGCAGCATAGGGTGGGTTAGTGAGTCCAGGAGCCCAGGACAGGGGGCCCACCTCAGAactgccctccccccactcctcccaggCGGGAGTCACACCCACAATGACCGCTCCCAGCTCTGCTGGGTCCGCCCTGTGCGCAGGGGCAGGGCTACTGGCCACAGTGAGGACACCCGGAGGCAGAGAGGCTCAGGGAGCCCTGGGTTGGTGCAGGGTCTCCATCTACAGGTGACCTCTGGGTGGTCTTGGGGATGACTGCCAGCGTCCGCTGTAGTGGGATAACATAAcctgcctgtaaagccagtatccacggccaccatcacagctgcctggcccgtgcaggttcacgtcagatttggacagttggtaaagaaacaatggagccaagaactggtaggccattaccttcaatcctagcttgcacccggtgggcaagtaaacacacacactgggctccaaaacccactcattcagtgctcacaaagctactgacctatccgagtttcctagagtcaaaggtttctagctcactagccttattcacctttgttccccatctccttctctctacacaaactctatacaaactggcttcttcttcagcattcctccatcttggctgcttctcctcctccccaacccccccttactctgctctcctccctgttctcttcccccagaacaacgtgatctctcttccttttaaaaccttttggcgtgagagccctcccccaacacatattaacataatcacgcccatcccaagcaagaagagcaactaatattatcacctgggcgatgggcttccacgtgggcagcaccatctttaacaaagtgaacataatatattttatctgcccaacactgcctCACAAAGTAGCTGTGCCACTTTGTGCGGGTGAGATAATGTGTGTGACGCTCTGTGTAAATGGGAAACAGCCATCAAAGTTACTTAAGGCAACAtactaagtgacataagccagagaCAGGACAAACACTATGTGATTCCACTCCCATGAGGTCCCGAGTGGAGTGACATTCCTGAAGACAAGCAGTAGAAGGTggtggccaggtgctggaggagggaggaatgggggtGTCTGATGGGGACAGAATTTCTTTTTGGGAAGAGGAAACATTCTGGAGATAGACGATGGTGACAGTTGGACAGCAATGTGAacgtacttaatgccactgaacagTAACTTAAAGTAATGTAAATGGTAAaagttatgttatatatatttctacCATAATAAAAGCAACTAGTTCTCATACTTTCAAGGCCCTAGGTGTGCTCTTCGACATCCTTGACAGCACGCTGCCCAACGATGAGCACCAAGCCAATAGCGCAGGTGACAAAGAAGGAAGATGAATGCCCTCCCGCACGGCAGGCGGCGCTGTGCTGGCACAGCCTCCAGCCTCCGTTGAGAGTGCAAAGACATAAGCTTAATTAAACAAAACACCTCAGAGTCTGTATCTGCAAGTGAATGTGGTTCCTCTGGAGCCGCCCAGCATGGTCCCAGTGAAGCCACTGCAGAGGGCCAGTCACATGGAACCAGGTAAAATGCCCTGCAGTGTCTGCTGCCTGATGCAATGCTGTCAGCATTCATGACACACGTTCTGGTGAAAAGGGAAGAGGTTTGGTCAAGGGCCGGCCACCTGAGAAGATGAGGGGACTCTTGGCTTCAAAAACCCATCTTTGCTtggcctttggtggcgcagtggatagagcacctacctggaacgctgaggttgctggttcgaaacctgggcttgcccagtcaaggcacatacaacaagcaagcaacgagcagctagagtgaagcaatgGCTCGTCAtgcccccactctcctctctgtaaaatcaataaataaaatcttaaaaaaaaaacacaaaaaaagtccTAACAGCTCAGATACCTTGGCCAGATTATATAGGGGATGTGGAGAATTTGGGAGAGGGAGAATTCCTAGGGAGAGGATGGACATGCAGTTTCTCTTGAGGGAGGGATGTTCTTACCTTCCTAGCTGGCTGGACTTCTGCAGTCTTTTTGGCCTAATTGGAGAATGGAAACTGTGAGCCTCGGCGtggtgggagagaagggagggggtctGAGGGTTCATTCTTCTTGCTTTGATGTTAACTCTTGATATGCATCAGCCAGATGTCTGACTCATCGCCACTGGTGATGTTCCTTAATGTTCCTTATTCCAGGAGGGGAACAGGCTTTTGAATTGCAACGAGAACTCAGCCACAAGGTGAAAGCAtaggattgattatatacttGTGATTTGTTACAGAATGCATGACTTTGATTTCTAGATTGGTAATATTAAATCACAGTTACATTTAGAGTAACAAGCTAGGTTTACTAGATCAACATGGCTGGCTTTATATCAATTCTTATATAGGCTTACTTTAAGAGCATATTCTTGTTTTAATTCTATTCTATGActagtcagactaatatcagtaaTATAGCATGTTCATTCCCTGTTACAACCATTTTGACTTGGAAGGCCACACAGTCTGTGTGGCAAGGACTTATCCAACAAAACTTCATTGGCAGGTCCTAAATTGAAATTTCATGTAATTTTCATGTGTCATTAAAATTCTCCTTTCTCTTCAAACATTTAAACATGTGAAAAATTACTCTTATCTCTAGCCACATGAAAACAAGTAGTGGTCAGCTTTGGTGGCCACAGCAGTTTGCCAACCTGGCCTAGaatagtttcttttcttcttttaaaaaaactgttttcccattgatttgagacaaagagagagaggaagggagagagagagaaacatcaacttgtttgtccactttagttgtgcactcattgattgcttctcgtacgtgccctgactggggatcaagcccGTGAGCTCGGTGtgccgggatgatgctctatcactgagcaacctggccaaggCTGGCCTAGAGTATTTTTGGAATCCCTCTTCTGGAATTGAATTCAATGTGGCCTCAACATGTCTATGTATAATCCTGACTTTGGTGGTGACAAAACTGCATCCTTTCCTGGAGATCTGGCTTTGCCAAAGGACCAGCAGACGTCCTGACTTAAACTGGATGAATGAAGTTGGTGTTGTATTGTACAGTGTGgtgttgtattgtattgtattgtgctATCCTAGGTCTAAAGAAAAGGAGTCACCAGTGACCCAAAGAACAGGAAGTTCTTGAGCTGCTGTTGAAGACGCTGAGTGTCTGC
The sequence above is a segment of the Saccopteryx bilineata isolate mSacBil1 chromosome 12, mSacBil1_pri_phased_curated, whole genome shotgun sequence genome. Coding sequences within it:
- the LOC136316078 gene encoding uncharacterized protein, producing the protein MRVGVAPPPAAPVLLPFFVHGSFLARCHLGREAARLSLPPLPSQHPLSQDPPSQHRSQHPPASTPPASTPSARTPPASTPSARTPPASTPASNPPASTPASTPQPAPPQPAPQPAPPSQHPSQHPPSQHPPSQHPPASTPQPAPQPAPPQPAPQPAPPQPTPPPASTPPANTPPASTPPASTPASNP